A section of the Solea solea chromosome 17, fSolSol10.1, whole genome shotgun sequence genome encodes:
- the bmp2b gene encoding bone morphogenetic protein 2b, producing MVAVVRCLMVLLIAQVLLEGATGLIPEVGRRKYSESGKQSPEQSESFLNEFELRLLNMFGLRRRPTPSKQAVVPQYMVDLYRMHSANGDHSTKRPKSMGKHAERAASKANTIRSFHHEESMEALASLKGKTTQQFYFNLTSIPDEELITSAELRIYRDQVMGAATPTRSSRNSSTSDSGNVGGFHRINIYELFGVPASHGREPLARLLDTRLVHDSLSRWESFDVSPAVSQWTSGKGHNHGFMVELLHPGEGEGNEEHTQRRSRHVRVSRSLHQDQDSWPQARPLLVTYSHDGRGDSILHTREKRQAALRKQRRKHQHKASCKRHALYVDFSDVGWNEWIVAPPGYHAFYCHGECPFPLTDHLNSTNHAIVQTLVNSVNSNIPKACCVPTDLSPISLLYLDEYEKVILKNYQDMVVEGCGCR from the exons ATGGTCGCCGTGGTCCGCTGTCTCATGGTACTGCTGATCGCTCAGGTGTTGCTGGAAGGTGCTACGGGACTTATCCCCGAGGTGGGCCGGAGGAAATACAGCGAATCCGGGAAGCAGAGCCCGGAGCAGTCGGAGAGCTTCCTCAACGAGTTTGAGCTTCGCCTTCTCAATATGTTTGGACTGAGGCGCAGACCGACGCCGAGCAAGCAAGCCGTGGTGCCGCAGTATATGGTGGACCTTTACCGCATGCACTCAGCAAACGGAGACCACAGCACTAAACGACCCAAGAGCATGGGGAAACACGCAGAAAGAGCCGCCAGCAAGGCCAACACGATTAGAAGCTTTCACCATGAAG AGTCTATGGAGGCCTTGGCCAGTCTGAAAGGCAAAACAACCCAGCAGTTCTACTTCAACCTTACTTCGATCCCTGATGAGGAGCTAATCACCTCTGCAGAGCTACGTATCTACAGGGATCAGGTCATGGGAGCTGCAACCCCTACCAGAAGCTCCAGAAACAGCAGCACTAGTGATAGTGGTAATGTGGGCGGCTTCCACCGAATCAACATTTATGAGCTTTTCGGAGTTCCTGCCAGTCATGGTAGGGAACCTCTAGCACGTCTGCTTGACACTCGGCTAGTTCATGACTCTTTAAGCCGCTGGGAGAGCTTTGATGTCAGCCCTGCTGTATCTCAGTGGACCTCCGGCAAAGGCCACAACCATGGCTTCATGGTTGAGCTACTGCACCCAGGCGAAGGGGAGGGGAATGAGGAACATACCCAGAGGCGAAGTAGACATGTCAGGGTGAGCCGGTCCCTgcaccaggaccaggactctTGGCCTCAGGCTCGGCCCTTGCTGGTGACGTACAGCCATGACGGCCGTGGGGACTCGATACTCCACACACGAGAAAAACGTCAAGCAGCACTCCGCAAACAGCGTAGAAAGCACCAGCACAAGGCAAGCTGCAAAAGGCATGCCTTGTATGTGGACTTCAGTGATGTAGGGTGGAATGAGTGGATTGTCGCTCCCCCTGGTTACCATGCCTTTTATTGCCACGGTGAATGTCCGTTCCCCCTCACAGACCACCTAAATTCTACCAATCATGCCATTGTGCAAACGCTGGTCAACTCAGTCAACTCCAACATCCCCAAAGCCTGCTGCGTGCCCACTGACCTCAGCCCCATCTCCCTGCTCTACCTGGATGAATACGAGAAGGTTATCCTGAAAAACTACCAGGACATGGTGGTGGAGGGATGTGGCTGCCGGTGA